Proteins from one Acidihalobacter prosperus genomic window:
- a CDS encoding phosphotransferase enzyme family protein, whose amino-acid sequence MAYAATVSDSDLGAIGEAVAGNLWRWGLPDDTQVSLLNHSENTTYALQAGGRRYVLRVHRLGYHSAEAIAIELDWLAAVSRDTAIRTAAPVAGADGALVQPFATRQPEARHSVLFEFLDGEEPDESGDLAAAFEQLGGITAELHAHSRRWTAGRPRLARPVWDFEHTLGSRPIWGEPRQGIGVTAVVAAQLERGIREVRARLEAYGADAQRFGLIHADLRLANLLVHEGRVSVIDFDDCGYGWFLYDLGSALSFIEHRDYVPALVDAWVRGYERQAPLDEADIAMIPTFVMMRRLLLTGWLGSHRETDLARVIGREYTPQTCDMIDRYLQGRLFA is encoded by the coding sequence ATGGCCTACGCCGCGACCGTATCCGATAGCGATCTGGGCGCGATCGGCGAGGCCGTGGCCGGCAACCTGTGGCGCTGGGGGCTGCCCGACGACACGCAGGTTTCCCTGCTCAATCATTCCGAGAACACTACCTACGCGCTGCAGGCCGGCGGTCGCCGCTACGTGCTGCGCGTACATCGCCTCGGCTACCACAGCGCGGAGGCCATCGCCATCGAGCTCGACTGGCTGGCCGCGGTCAGCCGCGACACCGCGATCCGCACCGCGGCACCGGTCGCGGGTGCGGACGGCGCGCTGGTGCAGCCGTTTGCGACCCGGCAGCCGGAGGCGCGTCACAGCGTGCTGTTCGAATTCCTCGACGGCGAGGAACCGGACGAATCGGGCGACCTCGCCGCCGCGTTCGAGCAACTCGGCGGCATCACCGCGGAACTGCATGCGCACAGCCGGCGCTGGACTGCCGGCCGGCCGCGGCTCGCACGCCCGGTGTGGGACTTCGAGCATACCCTGGGCAGCCGCCCGATCTGGGGCGAGCCGCGTCAGGGCATCGGCGTGACCGCGGTGGTCGCGGCGCAACTTGAGCGCGGCATCCGCGAGGTGCGCGCGCGCCTGGAAGCCTACGGCGCCGACGCGCAGCGCTTCGGCCTGATCCATGCCGACCTGCGCCTGGCCAACCTGCTGGTGCACGAGGGCAGGGTGAGCGTGATCGATTTCGACGACTGCGGCTACGGCTGGTTTCTGTACGACCTCGGCAGCGCGCTCAGCTTCATCGAGCACCGCGACTACGTGCCCGCGCTGGTCGACGCCTGGGTGCGCGGCTATGAACGGCAGGCGCCGCTGGACGAGGCGGACATCGCCATGATTCCGACCTTCGTGATGATGCGCCGGCTGCTGCTGACCGGCTGGCTGGGCTCGCATCGCGAAACCGATCTTGCCCGCGTGATCGGGCGTGAATACACCCCGCAGACCTGCGACATGATCGACCGCTATCTGCAAGGCCGGCTGTTTGCCTAG
- a CDS encoding class-III pyridoxal-phosphate-dependent aminotransferase, with product MLETGLAASVAQLGQATERSTRKQDTLDKSIRFWNPGKTRFWQSVGIDLVIGKREGYCLYDMDGKRLIDMHLNGGTYNLGHRNPELVQTLIDSLQEYDIGNHHFPSIARAELAEQLAALAPEGIDHAIYASGGGEAIDIALKSARYATGRRKIVSLEKCYHGHTGLAVATGDPRFSELFLSNGAAGEFVKIPFNDLDAMARALAGDDVAAVIIETIPATYGFPLPEPGYLQGVRELCARHGAMYVADEVQTGLGRTGELWCVDTYGVTPDILVTAKGLGGGLYPIGAVLVNDAAAGWMEQDGFGHISTFGGSELGCRVASKVLEISTRPAVVENVRAMSAYFAAKLAILHEESDGFLAEVRQQGLVMGLRFAHPQGAVFVSNALYAHGVWAIFSGLDPSVLQFKPGMLIDQGLADEVLEALRLSLRQARAVAGI from the coding sequence ATGCTTGAGACCGGACTCGCCGCCAGCGTGGCCCAGCTCGGTCAGGCGACCGAGCGCAGCACGCGCAAGCAGGACACGCTCGACAAGTCGATCCGCTTCTGGAATCCCGGCAAGACGCGCTTCTGGCAGTCCGTCGGCATCGATCTCGTGATCGGCAAGCGCGAGGGCTATTGCCTCTACGACATGGACGGCAAGCGCCTGATCGACATGCATCTCAACGGGGGGACCTACAACCTGGGTCACCGCAATCCCGAACTGGTGCAGACGCTGATCGATTCCCTGCAGGAATACGACATCGGCAACCATCATTTCCCGTCGATCGCGCGCGCCGAACTGGCCGAACAGCTGGCGGCGCTGGCGCCTGAAGGCATCGATCACGCGATCTATGCGAGCGGCGGCGGCGAGGCGATCGACATCGCGCTGAAGTCGGCGCGTTACGCCACCGGGCGACGCAAGATCGTATCGCTGGAGAAGTGCTACCACGGGCACACCGGCCTCGCGGTGGCGACTGGCGATCCGCGTTTTTCCGAGCTGTTTCTGTCCAACGGCGCCGCCGGCGAATTCGTCAAGATACCGTTCAACGATCTCGATGCGATGGCGCGTGCGCTGGCCGGCGACGACGTGGCCGCGGTGATCATCGAAACCATTCCCGCGACCTACGGCTTCCCGCTGCCGGAGCCGGGCTATCTGCAGGGCGTGCGCGAGCTGTGTGCCCGCCACGGCGCGATGTACGTGGCCGACGAGGTGCAGACCGGGCTCGGCCGCACCGGCGAACTGTGGTGCGTGGACACCTACGGCGTGACGCCGGACATCCTGGTGACCGCCAAGGGCCTGGGCGGCGGGCTGTATCCGATCGGCGCGGTACTGGTCAACGATGCGGCCGCGGGCTGGATGGAACAGGACGGTTTCGGTCACATCTCCACCTTCGGCGGCTCGGAACTGGGTTGCCGGGTCGCCTCCAAGGTGCTCGAGATCAGCACGCGTCCGGCCGTGGTCGAGAACGTGCGGGCGATGAGCGCGTACTTCGCCGCGAAACTCGCGATCCTGCACGAGGAAAGCGACGGTTTCCTGGCCGAGGTGCGCCAGCAGGGTCTGGTGATGGGGCTGCGCTTCGCCCATCCGCAGGGCGCGGTATTCGTCAGCAATGCGCTCTATGCGCACGGCGTGTGGGCGATCTTCTCCGGCCTCGATCCCAGCGTGCTGCAGTTCAAGCCGGGCATGCTGATCGACCAGGGGCTGGCCGACGAGGTGCTGGAGGCGCTGCGTCTGAGCCTGCGCCAGGCGCGCGCGGTGGCGGGGATCTGA
- the fabG gene encoding 3-oxoacyl-ACP reductase FabG, producing MRSRTVLVTGGSLGIGKGIASVFAKNGYNVAISARDAEQGAKAEGELRALGGGKVLFVPGDVTLKSSMQEVVAATVEHFGGLDVLCANAGMFPSAKLDAMSEDDWDAIFDVNVKGMLFSIQAALEPLRRSPAGRIVITSSITGPITGYPGWSHYGGTKAAQLGFMRTAAIELARDGITVNAVLPGNIYTEGLAGMGEEYLESMRASIPMKRLGDVEDIGHAALFFAQENAGYVTGQSLVVDGGQILPETLGAVDA from the coding sequence ATGCGCAGTCGCACGGTACTGGTGACGGGGGGCAGCCTCGGCATCGGCAAGGGCATCGCGAGCGTGTTCGCGAAAAACGGGTACAACGTGGCGATCAGCGCCCGCGACGCCGAGCAGGGCGCCAAGGCGGAGGGCGAGTTGCGCGCCCTGGGCGGCGGCAAGGTGCTGTTCGTGCCCGGCGACGTGACCCTGAAATCGTCCATGCAGGAGGTCGTCGCCGCCACGGTGGAGCATTTCGGCGGTCTCGACGTGCTCTGCGCCAACGCCGGCATGTTCCCATCGGCCAAGCTCGACGCGATGAGCGAGGACGACTGGGACGCGATCTTCGACGTCAACGTCAAGGGCATGCTGTTCAGCATCCAGGCCGCACTCGAACCGCTGCGCCGTAGCCCGGCCGGCCGCATCGTCATCACCTCGTCGATCACCGGACCGATCACGGGCTATCCCGGCTGGTCGCACTACGGTGGGACCAAAGCGGCGCAGCTCGGTTTCATGCGCACCGCCGCCATCGAGCTGGCACGCGACGGCATCACGGTCAACGCGGTGCTCCCGGGCAACATCTACACCGAGGGACTGGCAGGCATGGGCGAGGAATACCTCGAAAGCATGCGTGCCTCGATTCCCATGAAGCGTCTCGGCGACGTCGAGGACATCGGTCACGCGGCGCTGTTCTTCGCACAGGAGAACGCCGGCTACGTCACCGGGCAGTCGCTGGTGGTCGACGGCGGTCAGATCCTGCCGGAAACCCTGGGGGCGGTCGATGCGTAA